A region of Thermogemmata fonticola DNA encodes the following proteins:
- a CDS encoding TolC family protein, whose translation MIAGRRGGLVLLAVVALLPVSCALQSPLPSNAYLRQPLPVPTLPPPPPPAPLPAPPHDTTPTAEPPEAPPPRPAEDRPEAVEPTRPAPSPSPASPPAVLPFPRPAEEPLRLEEVLESVAAAFPLLYAVELERTIAAGQRLAAEGQFDPVLRLRSAEQGGTFSSSRLLASIEQTSPYGGMSTFAAWRWGQGNFPIYYGDRKTGEGGEWQAGVIVPLLQNRAIDPRRARLRAAQIAENLAEPTIRRARLDFFRAAAQAYWSWQVAGAQYRIAEELLRLAVDRQQVFDEQFRAGKIAEAPVALNRRLVASRREALLAAERLVQQSALRLSLFLRDEQGQPVVPPSHWLDPNFLQTPFPLPRAEGLAADVQLALRQRPELIRFQLEKQRRSLEWQLANNQLLPNLNLVLQGAQDVGAAKKTLSGTGPFATDRTTGEVGAVLEFPLPFRNARGQALTAQAQLAQLLAQERYARDEITVQVQDAVSELLLTWQRLQQAQEEQRQAERVLQIETVRFREGRISLVELNLQEIAAAEAKTKVAVILGSYFNAVANYLAVLGVDQPRGPLLSQVLSPPR comes from the coding sequence GTGATAGCTGGCCGCCGCGGCGGGTTAGTCCTGCTGGCCGTTGTCGCCCTCCTGCCGGTCAGTTGTGCCCTGCAATCGCCTTTGCCGTCGAATGCCTACCTTCGCCAGCCGCTGCCTGTTCCCACGCTGCCTCCGCCTCCACCGCCCGCTCCCCTGCCCGCGCCCCCTCACGATACCACGCCAACGGCGGAACCGCCTGAAGCCCCGCCCCCGCGACCGGCAGAAGACCGCCCCGAGGCGGTGGAACCGACTCGGCCCGCTCCTTCGCCTTCACCGGCTTCACCGCCCGCCGTCTTGCCTTTCCCCCGACCCGCCGAAGAACCCCTGCGGCTGGAGGAAGTGCTGGAAAGCGTAGCGGCAGCCTTTCCCCTGCTTTATGCCGTGGAACTCGAACGGACAATCGCCGCCGGCCAGCGGCTCGCGGCGGAAGGGCAGTTCGACCCGGTGCTCCGCCTCCGCTCCGCCGAGCAGGGGGGAACCTTTAGCAGCAGTCGGCTCCTGGCCAGCATCGAGCAGACTTCTCCCTACGGGGGCATGTCCACCTTTGCCGCCTGGCGTTGGGGCCAGGGCAACTTTCCGATCTACTACGGCGACCGCAAGACGGGCGAGGGAGGCGAATGGCAGGCCGGAGTCATAGTGCCTCTTTTGCAAAACCGCGCGATCGATCCCCGGCGGGCACGCTTGCGGGCCGCGCAGATCGCCGAGAACCTGGCCGAACCTACCATCCGCCGGGCGCGCCTCGACTTTTTCCGGGCCGCCGCCCAGGCTTACTGGAGCTGGCAAGTGGCGGGCGCTCAGTATCGCATCGCCGAGGAGCTGCTCCGCCTGGCCGTGGATCGCCAGCAGGTCTTCGACGAACAATTCCGCGCCGGCAAGATCGCTGAAGCCCCGGTGGCCCTCAACCGCCGCCTCGTGGCCTCCCGCCGCGAAGCTCTACTCGCCGCCGAACGGCTCGTCCAACAATCCGCTTTGCGCCTGTCCCTGTTTTTGCGCGACGAACAGGGCCAGCCCGTCGTTCCTCCTAGCCATTGGCTCGACCCCAACTTCCTGCAAACCCCCTTCCCCCTGCCCCGTGCGGAAGGCCTGGCGGCGGATGTGCAATTGGCCCTACGCCAACGCCCCGAATTGATCCGCTTCCAATTGGAAAAACAGCGGCGCAGCCTCGAATGGCAACTGGCCAACAATCAACTCCTGCCCAACCTCAACCTCGTGCTGCAAGGCGCCCAGGACGTCGGAGCCGCCAAAAAAACCCTGAGCGGTACGGGACCCTTCGCCACGGACCGCACCACCGGCGAAGTCGGGGCCGTGTTGGAGTTTCCCCTTCCCTTCCGCAATGCCCGCGGCCAGGCGCTGACGGCTCAGGCCCAGCTCGCCCAACTCCTTGCCCAGGAACGCTACGCCCGCGACGAAATCACCGTCCAGGTCCAGGACGCCGTCTCGGAACTGCTCCTCACCTGGCAGCGCCTCCAGCAAGCCCAGGAGGAACAGCGACAGGCCGAACGGGTCTTGCAAATCGAAACCGTGCGTTTCCGCGAAGGACGCATCTCACTGGTGGAGCTGAACCTGCAAGAGATCGCCGCGGCGGAGGCCAAGACCAAGGTCGCCGTCATCCTGGGGAGTTACTTCAACGCCGTCGCCAATTATCTGGCCGTGTTGGGAGTAGACCAACCCCGCGGTCCGCTCCTCAGCCAGGTCCTGTCCCCGCCGCGCTGA